The Limanda limanda chromosome 13, fLimLim1.1, whole genome shotgun sequence genome has a window encoding:
- the LOC133017508 gene encoding myomegalin-like, with product MSNGYRTLSQHLNDLKKENFSLKLRIYFLEERIQQKFEESSEDVYRTNIELKVEVESLKQELQEKQQLLDKALTTAVSLTNHNEAELQRRCQERQQEIDHMQQVLETKIQLLQEEAQLARSEAGRMVSLAGSHSRASLLSIDIPMEDIPEDERPPSVLSPFNTSKDRLIEELSIELRFKEAVITELSGEKTTLTLRVGELEGQVDELSSSLLQKDKDVEV from the exons ATGTCTAACGGTTACCGTACTTTGTCGCAGCACCTGAATGACCTGAAGAAGGAGAACTTCAGCCTCAAGCTCCGCATCTACTtcctggaggagaggatccagcaGAAGTTCGAGGAGAGCAGTGAGGATGTCTACCGCACG AACATCGAGCTGAAGGTGGAAGTAGAGAGCTTGAAGCAGGAGCTCCAAGAGAAACAGCAGCTTCTGGACAAAGCCCT CACGACAGCAGTGAGCTTGACCAATCACAAtgaggcagagctgcagagacggtGTCAGGAGAGGCAGCAGGAAATCGACCACATGCAGCAAGTGCTCGAGACCAAGatccagctcctgcaggag gaGGCCCAGCTGGCACGCAGCGAGGCAGGGAGGATGGTCTCGCTGGCTGGATCCCACTCCCGCGCCTCGCTCCTCTCCATAGACATCCCCATGGAGGACATCCCAGAGGACGAGAGGCCTCCAAGCGTCCTGTCCCCATTCAACACCAGCAAAGACAg attaATAGAGGAGCTGTCCATAGAGCTTCGCTTCAAGGAGGCTGTCATCACAGAGCTGAGCGGAGAGAAGACGACGCTCACACTCAGAGTGGGAGAGCTGGAGGGACAAGTGGACGAGCTGTCTTcatccctgctgcagaaggacAAGGATGTGGAGGTATAA